In Cydia strobilella chromosome 6, ilCydStro3.1, whole genome shotgun sequence, one DNA window encodes the following:
- the LOC134742255 gene encoding pre-mRNA-processing factor 19, translating to MALYCAISNEVPELPVVSPSSGSVFEKRIIEKYIIENGVDPISGKELRVEDLIEIKTPPIVKPKPPSATSIPATLKSMQDEWDALMLHAFTQRQQLQTARQELSHALYQHDAACRVIARLTKEVTAAREALATLKPQAGITQQPQHPAEVSAGGGGGATAVGMSAEVVGRLQERATALTQERKRRGRTVPEGLAGPDQIRAFLTVASHPGLHSASVPGILALDINPTDHSRILTGGNDRNATVFNKDTEQVVAILKGHTKKVTRVIYHPDEDTVITASPDHTIRVWNVPTSQTTVILRSHDGPVTGLSLHPTGDYVLSTSTDQHWAFSDIRTGALLTKVGDSSGVSLTTAQFHPDGLIFGTGTENSQVKIWDLKEQSNVANFPGHVGPVTSISFSENGYYLATAAEDACVKLWDLRKLKNFKTIQLDEGYAIKELCFDQSGTYLAVAGSDVRVYLCRQWQELKVLNEHTAAATGVRFGRHAQCLASTSMDRTLKLYGIE from the exons ATGGCGTTATACTGTGCAA TATCGAATGAGGTACCCGAGTTGCCGGTGGTGTCTCCGTCGTCGGGCTCCGTGTTCGAGAAGCGCATCATCGAGAAGTACATCATAGAAAATGGCGTCGATCCCATCAGTGGCAAGGAACTGCGAGTTGAAGATCTTATTGAAatcaaaa CCCCTCCGATTGTCAAGCCAAAGCCTCCAAGCGCCACATCGATCCCAGCAACACTGAAAAGCATGCAAGACGAGTGGGATGCCCTCATGCTGCACGCCTTCACACAGCGCCAGCAGCTACAGACGGCTAGACAG GAGCTGTCTCATGCTCTATACCAGCACGATGCGGCGTGTCGCGTGATAGCGCGCTTAACCAAGGAGGTCACGGCGGCTCGTGAAGCCCTCGCCACGCTCAAGCCGCAGGCCGGCATAACTCAGCAGCCTCAACACCCG GCGGAGGTCTCCGCAGGCGGGGGCGGCGGCGCCACGGCCGTGGGCATGTCGGCGGAGGTGGTGGGGCGCCTGCAGGAGCGCGCCACGGCGCTCACGCAGGAGCGCAAGCGCCGCGGCCGCACCGTGCCCGAGGGGCTCGCGGGGCCCGACCAGATCCGGGCCTTCCTCACCGTGGCCAGCCATCCT GGTCTCCACTCAGCCAGTGTACCCGGAATCCTGGCCCTCGATATCAACCCGACGGACCACAGCCGCATCCTGACGGGTGGAAACGATCGCAACGCCACCGTCTTCAACAAGGATACCGAGCAGGTGGTCGCCATCCTCAAGGGTCACACCAAGAAG GTCACTCGGGTCATTTACCATCCCGACGAAGACACCGTTATCACGGCCTCGCCTGATCACACTATCCGTGTATGGAATGTGCCGAC ATCTCAGACAACGGTGATCCTGCGCTCTCACGACGGCCCCGTGACCGGGCTCTCGCTCCATCCCACCGGCGACTACGTGCTGTCCACCTCCACCGACCAGCACTGGGCCTTCTCCGACATACGCACCGGCGCCTTGCTCACCAAG GTGGGCGACTCATCGGGCGTCAGCCTAACCACAGCCCAGTTCCATCCGGACGGCCTCATCTTCGGCACCGGCACAGAGAACTCGCAAGTCAAGATCTGGGACCTGAAGGAGCAGAGCAACGTGGCCAACTTCCCCGGACACGTCGGCCCGGTCACCTCCATCTCCTTCTCCGAGAACGGCTACTACTTGGCCACCGCCGCCGAAGACGCCTGCGTCAAGCTCTGGGATCTGCGGAAGCTGAAGAACTTCAAGACTATACAGCTGGACGAGGGTTACGCCATTAAGGAGCTGTGCTTCGATCAGAGCGGGACGTACCTGGCGGTGGCGGGGTCGGACGTGCGCGTGTACCTGTGCCGGCAGTGGCAGGAGCTGAAGGTGCTGAACGAGCACACGGCGGCGGCCACGGGCGTGCGCTTCGGGCGCCACGCGCAGTGCCTCGCCTCCACTAGTATGGATCGTACGCTTAAGTTGTATGGTATTGAGTAA